The genome window GAGGCCGATACTAATATCTCTCTTGTGACGCACATCCAGgggacaactcttaaatctactgctgatcgcaaagtggtcattCTGAATGTTCGTACGGTGTAGGTTGGTTGAACTTGAAACTTATGACAAACTCTGTGCTCAATGTGCCAACAATGAGACGAGAtggtggaagctgcaaaaatccacaaacttgTCACTGTTATCGTTGCCATTGCCAATACCATACTTCCCCATCACGTGGCCAAACAAacgttgacattcagatcactcaccacgatcacaatgtcacctttaggatgcTTCCGCTGATCTACTTTTttcatagaaaacatccttctccactattatcggaagtctccgttggtgcatagcagaGTAAAATTGTGATGCACCTGTACCGAAGTCTTGCAAgcagaatcctgtcagaaaccttTCTCCTAGGTgagaaacaatccgacaccaAATTTGCGCCTGCCACCATTTGAATTTCTAGTGCACTtttccgcaagagggagaggaatgctcttcagagtcccaacattttacttcgcttgagGCCCAGAATATTCAGCTTATTTCGTTGGAATACTCATACCGGTTGTAGCCTACAAAttcctatcccttttagtcacatTTTACGGCAAGCAAAGAAGatcgagtgtattcttaagcaacaacaaaaaaggcagcaattcttttccaattttatttattaaatctAAGTATGTAGTAGTATCTTTCAAAACTATTGGTAGATATTATTTTACATTATCATTATGATTAGTGTAACTTTTGTCGATTTGAGAAAAAGGAAATCTCAAATCTCACTTCATAATTTCTTATGCtcagcaaaattgaaatttctaagGTACCAGCTGTTTACTTGTTCACAAACTTCATATTGAtgaaaaaaagtcggaaaacaGTGTTATTTCTAGCGGTGAAAAGGTATTCTAGTGAATCCTTAGATacaattagattttttttaatttaaattcaaacTGTAACCAAATATATTAATTAtaagaataataatagaatCTTTGAATAAAATAGAACTAGATAAATTGGAACTAAAAAGTAAGACAAATCGTCCATTCATACAAATCATAAAACAACTGGGAATagtaaaaatttaaaacaaccAAAGTGTGAAACTAGCCAATTGTATGCTAATGTGTTCATTCAGCAGAATGAAATATGTGCAGTGACGCTAAACGCATTTTTGTCGCAGGCTTTATCCCGCCAACACGTTGGTTGCCCAACTCGAAATGTTCTTTGTGTATTTTCAAGGTTAAAATATCTCGAGGAACTTCAAGGTTAAAATATCTCGAGGTTATTAAACTAATAGGAGTTGAGAAGAAGTCAAAAAATAAACAACACGAGAACAATGGCGATCAATGAATCAACAGACTATTCTATCGGTGCACGTCTTCCTGTTTTCTGTCGCTAATATCTGCTGCTATTCGTTTCTTGCGAAGTAAAATAAGTATTTCGATTAAAATAAGCGTTTGTAATCAAAATGCCCGTTTGgcgcaatttttcaattttttgaatcGCCCCTCGAATTTGACGATTGCGATTTTTGTGTCATTGACGCAGATGTATGAGCTCCCATTCCGCTGTTGTCCTGCGTATAAGCCTGTGCGTATTGCGACCAATATTGTTGTTGCTGCGGATTCATAGAAACATTGCCTTGTTGCTGAATATGAAAAGAAATATATTAGAGGATTGATAGCTATGATTGAGAAGCATTGTTAAATATTGTCTAGTGATTCACAGCAATGACAGCCACTTACCTGCCACCAACTCATCCACTGTTGTTGCTGACGTGGATCACTGCTCATCGACcattgttgctgctgctgctgattGCCATATGTTGCTGGAAGGAATGATAAATGGATGTTAGTAGTGTCCCATAAGTGAAAGTTGACGAACCGTACAACACATATCACAAAAATACAAGACTGTCCATGGAATATCCTGTGATTCAAAACTTCAAATGAACCAAAAGGGAGTTATTACGAATCAAAACACAACAAGAGCAGAAAGTCACGAATCTACAATAACTTGTCATCGTCCATTCTTCTAATTGTATACTTCCCACCCAAGTTCACCTACTCCCCTATACAAATCATACTGCCCATAAATAACAGGAAACAAAGCCGACGGATTTCAATTTCATGTGGGAATATTCACATGGAAAgtaatataaaaatcaattttctttcaatttgaacCACCTGAAAGGCTAGGAACACAAACAGTACACGGGTAAAAAGAAAATACAATCACAATGTGGAAATAATAAAGCCCTAAACCTAAATCTCGCGTTAGGAGCAAAAACCATGCCATCAATGAAATCTTGTCTAAAATATACAATAAATCGAGCCCTGACACCTAAACACATCGTCGCAGAGTAGCAGATGTGAAGTTATCGTTCATTGCTGAGCCATTCGACGCGCCACCTTTAATTTACAATGGAACGGAATTTATCGAAAATCCGATGAAGAGCTTGATTCAGTTTCAATTTCCCTTGacatatttaattttctaatttaaCGTAAGTTTTCTAAACTCCTCCAGGGCAAACAAGTGAGAGTGTGGATAGTATGCTTTCCCAGTGTAGCGATACGCAAAACTACTCTGGATTCTCTGGTCGAATTAAACTATAGAAGGAATACTTTTTCTCTAAGCGAATGAACCAGAACACTGCAACCAGGACATTATATCTGAAAGAAATGATTTGTTTGCATTCACTCCTTGCTAAAGATCACATGGGAATGCATcttatttaattgaaatatgaGAAACTGGAAAAACTTTTACTCTTGAGAATCGGATAGGTCACAGTGAAAAAGTTTAACAATAATTGTAGCATCGCGGAAGATGCCTCATAAATGAACATGATATGTTGAAGCACCGAGATGTATGGCAAGCAGCTCTTTTTAAAAATCATTCCCAAAATCATCCCCAAAAAAAGTAATGAATCACTGAATTGAATACTTAAGGACATTTGTTGGAACCAAAACAAACCTTAATCGATTTCAAGAGATATACCTTGTGACATATCGTAGTTCCAGTAACTAGACTGCTGTTGTGATTGTGGTTGCTGTTGATGAGATTGTTGCATCTGTCCCTGATGACTACCCGACGATGTTGCCCAATTGCTCTGCatgtgttgttgttgctgttgttgtggcTGTTGGCTACTTCCCCAATTGTTCTGGCTGGTATTACTACTGTTTGTACTCTGAATATTGAgaagaatttaaaaataaaactaaaatttttaatttcgaaGGCGAATCATAATAAAACCAATATCGGCAACCGATGCCAAACTTACTTTGCTGTTGGAATTGCCCGAACGACTGCCTTTATATTCATATCCTGCATcacttgaatattttgatgaggaTCGGTCATAGCCACCGCGACTATCTTCGGAACGATGGTCGCGGTGGCCGCCCCGAAAATCCCGTTGATTTCCACCGCGATGGCTACTTTCACGTCGACTACTGCCGGCGCCGCCgccgccaccaccaccaccattaCGATCTCGATCATAGCCTCTGTCTCGGTAGTCGCGACCGCCGCCATAATCTCCACCACCATAACGTCCGCCTCCGCCTCCGCCGCCGCCGCCACCTCCACCATAATGTTGAGGCCGGCCTCCACCTCCATAACGATCTTCGCCATAGCGAGGCTGGCGATTGTTGTGCACCCAAGAACCACCTCCGGCgccgcctcctcctcctcctcctctcgaGTAACGATTGTCACGACGATCATATCGACCACCGCCGCCTCCTCCGCCACCATAACCGCGATCATCACGCCAATGACCACCTCGCTTGTCACCGCCACCTCCGCCATGAGATCCACCCCAGCGGTTGTTTCCTCCACGGCCCCGTCTATCCTCCCTCCAACGGGAGCGATAATCGTCGCGGCGACGATCGTCGCGACCGCCACGACGGTCATCTCGGCGATAGTTATCGTGTCGACGTCGCTTGTATTTAGCCTGCATTGCTTGAACCGCCTTCTTTCCTTTTTCAATGTATTTTTTTACTTCTTCCTTGGCTTCGTCTCCTTCGAGATCGGTATACCGAACCTCGtcaaaccaaccaaactccacAGAGGGCAAAGTGAAATTCGctgaaatgaaatattaaaaaaagaaCATTGCGATGTTAACAATGCTATTCATTCCATTTTCAGACGTACTCTTTCAGAGGATGATTAGTTTTAAATACGAAGTGAATAGAAACGAATCAACCTTTGATCGCATTAAAGATTAATAAACGAGCACTGAGTTCATTGAAGTTGTTCTTAGCGGCCAATTCCAAGCAAGGCTCGAAAAAGGCCGAAGCTAGCAGACGTAAGAGAAAATAGAGGacaattttaaacaaaactcAACTCTTGCTGTATATCATGAacttaatttgaagaaaaatttgaTAAAGAACAACTCCACCTCCCAAAAGCAGGCGACGATATTTTGGTCCCTTTCATTGACAACTGCAAAGGAAGGATCGTCAAGACAATTCTCTATTTCAATCAAAACTCTGTAAAAACAGCCATGAAGGACTCGCATGATTGCTGCAGACAATTCAAAGAGTAGAAACTCGTCAACAATACAGCTTTTGCCAGCAAATTTGTACATTGAAGCCTTATTCAACATTCCTAATGCTGTTGGCCCACACTCCTCTCAAAGAATGGTTGTGCTCTCAATTAAACTGTGATCTATGTACTTAAATGATCTGAAGTCAAGAGTCTTGAGGAAACGCCAACAACAATATTCGATAAGCGAAAATCGGTCCTGCCTCGTAAGAACTGACGTGATTCAATATGGAGAGATTTAACTTATATTACCAGAAAAATATGATTATAATTTGCAGAATTTAATGAGACATtttcagaaaaaggaaaagagaagGTTCAAATAAttacctttcattttatttagtgTTGACTCATTAACCAATTCAATTCCATCTTCGGCAATTTTCAAATCGTTGCGCcgtttcaattcatcttcgcTGGGTACACATATAACCGCAATGCGCTTGAAGTctccgaaacctttcattttacGGCGTTGACATGATGCAAATACATTGTTCTAATAAAATTATACAACGGGATAACGAGATTTCATTCATCATTGCTGTATGATAGTTGGTTGTTGATGGTGATTTAGATTTAGCCGGCCATTTTCAAATTAGTTGATTTGCATGGTACCAATTGGCGAAGGTTGATTTTGTTGGTAAATATTATTTCTCTCTATTCGTTGTTATAAGACGTTGCCGCTGGTTTACACCACCAATTCGCGGATTCTTACAAACTAACCTTACGCTAAGTATACCAACCTTCGACTGTTGTTCCCTTCAATTCATTTGGAGCCAAGCTCCATGTTTTATTCAATGTTGTGCTAAATATTAAACTTTCATATTTCTGTTCTATCCCCAAATCTAACTTGAGGAGTTACTTACAACCGTCGTGCATGGGCTTGCCTGGACTTTTGCTTCAACTCTCTGTACATTTACCTTTTTGCCTTAAGCAATTTCATCAATCCTCATTTCGTgaccaaatttataaataaacctTAATTCTTACCTTGTGAGACTGTTGGGGATTTGCGTAGCGAGAAATGGAGGCTGCTTGTAAACCGCGTCCAATATAGACGCAGTATTGGCAGTCCCGCATTTCCCAACCACTAAGCCCTTTTCCAGTTACATACGAAAACAAGCATTCATCCTTTCACCCAACACAACTTCAACACACCCAAATATCTCTCATACTATATTTGTAAATACCCTGGTATATTTTCCCTTAAAACTCATACGCTTCAACACCTTCACCTACCTGATCAAGAATGAAATTTCGACGCCTCTTAGTGGCAATGTCTTCGAGAACTGATAAACTTTTTAAACATAAATCATAAACTTTTTCCCATTTACCAACATGACATGACTTTCGCGGTTTACCAtcaacctgaaaaaaaaaaggaaacataCGTTAGTAACACTCTTTAGTCTTCGTTCGCCAAACAAATGAATGTGCTGACTAATATCAgtgtgaaacaagtcgggaaaccggaagctggacgcttcaggtacgaaaggttttgtgtatttcttaatacgtagcacgtaatatatgcatatattatgtgagaatatccactttcggatgatattgacattcatagtcttgaatttgcaaagaagcgacaactttgacgtattataactttgttagtaatagtgcgatttccaccaaacatggtaagatcatgctctatgtaatatcctatattgtttcgtagtcctagcataaacttaaggggggtcttgcagcgaattactaaaaattatagtaatatactattattaactttatttgtgcagatatcagtgtggaaggtatttcggagcccaggcaccatatagtggcagcctcttgatttttttcagatttttcgatttggtagtttctgagaatggcccccgtaaatgaatggtcactttcaaccccccgccctccccaccttttcaacaaatgtcaaaactaagaccgtcttcgaaaagtactaaccgagacctttaatttgataccccacatgactatatttgatgaaaaaaaaatttacaccccccttttgcatgtatggggaccccccttacattcatcattaaaggatgtaactcactgtatgcgtgagcgttcacagttcccagctttccaccaaatttggtgtcaatcgctgcaaccgtctccgagaaaaatgcgtgtgacggacagacagtaaaccgattttaataaggttttgtgtttacacaaaaccttaaaaagtaactACGGAAACTTCTCCCTACAACAACACAACAAATAAACACAAGTAACAAATGGGCACTTACCCTCATTTTATCAATAAGTGCATCTGGTCCAATAACAGTGAATCGTTTCTCAGGATGTTCTTTAACATAGTTCGTTCGCCAGTGGGTTTTTCCCGAATTGGGCAAGCCGACTATCAGAATCACTTCACACTCTTTACGGCTTTCGGGTCGCTGCGGCCCCGATATCAAATGTTCCTCGGTGACAAGACCAATTAATTCGTACCCCTCGAGGAGACTCACTGGTTCTCGGGGTTGGATTTCCTCTTGCGATGATGGATCTGGATCACTGCCAACATCCTGCGATTCATCACGCTTTTCTCCCCCATCGGACTCTGATTGTTTCTCAGCTGAACTTTTATTATCAACGTCTTCAGTCTCTTTGATATTTTCCGCTGtctgctgatttgaatcagctaCTTCGTCCGAAATATCTGACTTCTCAGCGGGAATAGCGTTTGGTTTTTCACCATTCTCTTCTTTCTTTCCAGATGCGTCTTCATCCCAATTGTCCTCATTGTCTCCGGTACCCGGTTTGGACTTCTCAACACTTCGAGAACGACTACGTTTCGGTGGAGTCGTTTCTTGTCTTTTAGCTTCACGTTTCGGACGTTCAGCGTTTGCCAAAAGATTTTCACTGTCAGCGAAATTCACTTTGAACTCGTAGCCTTTAGTGAGGATGTGAGGATACAGTGCAATATCATCTCCAAGTGTGGATTTATCGAACTCAAATGCAGCTCCCAATCTCTCGCCATTAAGAGAGAACTCTACAATGCACGGAGTACTATCCAAATCCAGATAGCAACCGATTACATCGTCTAAACCAAAAGGTTTGCCAAACTCCTCAAACTGCCCGTTTAACGCTTTCTTCCCAGATTCGCAAATAGCGAAGGAGTTTTCTGATTCACCCAGCATCAAGTCTGAAGCTGTAGTTGAAAATCCGCAACGGAATCCCTGCATATGCTTCTCTCCGCGGAATGCTGTGCTAGTGATTTCCTCTGAGATCGACACTTCGTAGGCTACCTTGCCAGATTTCACGCCAAAATTCGCTCGAGCCCCGGCCCAGGCCAAGCCTAAAGCTTCGGCCGCTAGAGGCTTCGCCGAGGTGAAGCCCACTGGATCGATTCCCAAATGCAAATCAGAGTCGACTGAAAATAAACGCACGATTAGTGAGGTAGAGAAAAATAATGCCTTGAAATTTTTATACTTACACCAACTGAGGCCGACCACCTTGTCTTCAATAACCGGTTCGTCTTCCTCATTGCGAAATTCAATCGCTTGGGCTTCCGGTGTCCTGCGTCGTTTCGGCGACTTAGATTTAGAACGTGACCTGGAGCGTGAACGAGACTTCGATCGTGACCGAGACCGCGACCTCGAACGTGATCTTGAACGCGACCTTGATCTAGATCGAGATCGCGACCGAGACGACCGTGATTTTGATCGCGAACGAGATGCAGAACGTGAGTATGATCGCTTATGTCGACGTGAGCTTCGATCCTCATCCGCAGAAAGTTTCCGACTGCTCTTAGAATCCTCCGTATTCGACTTAGTGGACACATCATCCGCGGCTACTTTCTCCAACGTATTGCTGGTTTCCTCCTCTTTCTGCGACTCAAGCGTTCCCTCAGGTTCTGATCTGGCTTCTGCAGGCGCTGATGTAATCTCGGAGTCCTCCGATTTTTGCTCTAAAATTTCGAATTCACTTTGCACGGGCTTTGGTTTATCTTCATGACGAACCTCTTCCTTCTCTACTTCATCGGCAACTATAGTCGCATTTCGTGTATAACTCTTATCGCTGTCTTCCGTATCTTCCTCCATAGGCTCTGGCGCGCTATCCTTCATAGGCGTCTTCTgtgattctgtagcagttccCTTCACAGGTGTTTCCTGTCGTTCTGGCGCAATTTCTTTCGCAGATGTCTTCTCTGTTTCTGGCGCACTTTCCTTCACAGGCGTTTTCTGTGACTCCAACTGTTGTTGAACGGGCTCCAACGAAGGACGTTTCGCTGGTGGTTCACATTCAT of Hermetia illucens chromosome 4, iHerIll2.2.curated.20191125, whole genome shotgun sequence contains these proteins:
- the LOC119653677 gene encoding heterogeneous nuclear ribonucleoprotein U isoform X1 encodes the protein MDPSKLDKMKVVELRAELAARGLDTKGVKAVLVDRLKQALEDGVPVIEENVTAEREPSVPPPGTPGAAATPSRRSRRTRSVTRSPSPPRRLEHALDPLPEEPAQGADTVPAPASNDPIKEDEDECEPPAKRPSLEPVQQQLESQKTPVKESAPETEKTSAKEIAPERQETPVKGTATESQKTPMKDSAPEPMEEDTEDSDKSYTRNATIVADEVEKEEVRHEDKPKPVQSEFEILEQKSEDSEITSAPAEARSEPEGTLESQKEEETSNTLEKVAADDVSTKSNTEDSKSSRKLSADEDRSSRRHKRSYSRSASRSRSKSRSSRSRSRSRSRSRSRSRSRSRSRSRSKSRSRSRSRSKSKSPKRRRTPEAQAIEFRNEEDEPVIEDKVVGLSWFDSDLHLGIDPVGFTSAKPLAAEALGLAWAGARANFGVKSGKVAYEVSISEEITSTAFRGEKHMQGFRCGFSTTASDLMLGESENSFAICESGKKALNGQFEEFGKPFGLDDVIGCYLDLDSTPCIVEFSLNGERLGAAFEFDKSTLGDDIALYPHILTKGYEFKVNFADSENLLANAERPKREAKRQETTPPKRSRSRSVEKSKPGTGDNEDNWDEDASGKKEENGEKPNAIPAEKSDISDEVADSNQQTAENIKETEDVDNKSSAEKQSESDGGEKRDESQDVGSDPDPSSQEEIQPREPVSLLEGYELIGLVTEEHLISGPQRPESRKECEVILIVGLPNSGKTHWRTNYVKEHPEKRFTVIGPDALIDKMRVDGKPRKSCHVGKWEKVYDLCLKSLSVLEDIATKRRRNFILDQNNVFASCQRRKMKGFGDFKRIAVICVPSEDELKRRNDLKIAEDGIELVNESTLNKMKANFTLPSVEFGWFDEVRYTDLEGDEAKEEVKKYIEKGKKAVQAMQAKYKRRRHDNYRRDDRRGGRDDRRRDDYRSRWREDRRGRGGNNRWGGSHGGGGGDKRGGHWRDDRGYGGGGGGGGRYDRRDNRYSRGGGGGGGAGGGSWVHNNRQPRYGEDRYGGGGRPQHYGGGGGGGGGGGGRYGGGDYGGGRDYRDRGYDRDRNGGGGGGGGAGSSRRESSHRGGNQRDFRGGHRDHRSEDSRGGYDRSSSKYSSDAGYEYKGSRSGNSNSKSTNSSNTSQNNWGSSQQPQQQQQQHMQSNWATSSGSHQGQMQQSHQQQPQSQQQSSYWNYDMSQATYGNQQQQQQWSMSSDPRQQQQWMSWWQQQGNVSMNPQQQQYWSQYAQAYTQDNSGMGAHTSASMTQKSQSSNSRGDSKN
- the LOC119653677 gene encoding heterogeneous nuclear ribonucleoprotein U isoform X2 — encoded protein: MDPSKLDKMKVVELRAELAARGLDTKGVKAVLVDRLKQALEDGVPVIEENVTAEREPSVPPPGTPGAAATPSRRSRRTRSVTRSPSPPRRLEHALDPLPEEPAQGADTVPAPASNDPIKEDEDECEPPAKRPSLEPVQQQLESQKTPVKESAPETEKTSAKEIAPERQETPVKGTATESQKTPMKDSAPEPMEEDTEDSDKSYTRNATIVADEVEKEEVRHEDKPKPVQSEFEILEQKSEDSEITSAPAEARSEPEGTLESQKEEETSNTLEKVAADDVSTKSNTEDSKSSRKLSADEDRSSRRHKRSYSRSASRSRSKSRSSRSRSRSRSRSRSRSRSRSRSRSRSKSRSRSRSRSKSKSPKRRRTPEAQAIEFRNEEDEPVIEDKVVGLSWFDSDLHLGIDPVGFTSAKPLAAEALGLAWAGARANFGVKSGKVAYEVSISEEITSTAFRGEKHMQGFRCGFSTTASDLMLGESENSFAICESGKKALNGQFEEFGKPFGLDDVIGCYLDLDSTPCIVEFSLNGERLGAAFEFDKSTLGDDIALYPHILTKGYEFKVNFADSENLLANAERPKREAKRQETTPPKRSRSRSVEKSKPGTGDNEDNWDEDASGKKEENGEKPNAIPAEKSDISDEVADSNQQTAENIKETEDVDNKSSAEKQSESDGGEKRDESQDVGSDPDPSSQEEIQPREPVSLLEGYELIGLVTEEHLISGPQRPESRKECEVILIVGLPNSGKTHWRTNYVKEHPEKRFTVIGPDALIDKMRVDGKPRKSCHVGKWEKVYDLCLKSLSVLEDIATKRRRNFILDQNNVFASCQRRKMKGFGDFKRIAVICVPSEDELKRRNDLKIAEDGIELVNESTLNKMKANFTLPSVEFGWFDEVRYTDLEGDEAKEEVKKYIEKGKKAVQAMQAKYKRRRHDNYRRDDRRGGRDDRRRDDYRSRWREDRRGRGGNNRWGGSHGGGGGDKRGGHWRDDRGYGGGGGGGGRYDRRDNRYSRGGGGGGGAGGGSWVHNNRQPRYGEDRYGGGGRPQHYGGGGGGGGGGGGRYGGGDYGGGRDYRDRGYDRDRNGGGGGGGGAGSSRRESSHRGGNQRDFRGGHRDHRSEDSRGGYDRSSSKYSSDAGYEYKGSRSGNSNSKFYF